A DNA window from Vigna unguiculata cultivar IT97K-499-35 chromosome 10, ASM411807v1, whole genome shotgun sequence contains the following coding sequences:
- the LOC114166441 gene encoding uncharacterized protein LOC114166441, with product MSKKNNLAKRKKQYEFDLQREKQEKQKKENKLLAKKNSMKVDGSNKKKGGFQVGKRKVKVKLTALAKAKAAQAMELDN from the exons ATGTCGAAGAAGAACAACCTCGCCAAGAGAAAGAAGCAATACGAATTCGATCTCCAAA GGGAGAAGCAAGAGAAGCAAAAGAAAGAGAATAAGCTCCTTGCGAAGAAAAACAGTATGAAA GTTGATGGTAGCAACAAGAAAAAGGGTGGATTTCAGGTGGGGAAGAGAAAAGTGAAGGTCAAGTTGACTGCCCTTGCTAAAGCCAAGGCTGCCCAGGCAATGGAGCTTGACAACTGA